Proteins from a genomic interval of Paenibacillus sp. FSL R5-0623:
- a CDS encoding nitroreductase family protein, with amino-acid sequence MSELENLVKNRRSAVIFEEGIEISDSELQEMFALNKFAPSAFNLQHTHYLVIKDEEQKEKVYEASQQYKVKTASAVIVVLGDVNAHHHIRTINEGLLNLGALTPFQYEQESQSVTEFYESRGRFFQREDAIRNASLSAMQLMLIAQDRGWDTCPMIGFDSEELQRSLEIPNHYVPVMLITIGKKSEAKQRPRGYRKPINEYVSFNKMHAE; translated from the coding sequence ATGAGTGAGTTGGAGAATCTAGTCAAAAACCGTAGATCAGCCGTTATTTTTGAAGAAGGAATTGAAATTTCGGATTCGGAACTGCAAGAAATGTTTGCCCTCAACAAATTTGCACCATCTGCCTTTAACCTGCAACACACGCACTATCTTGTGATTAAAGACGAGGAACAGAAAGAGAAAGTCTATGAAGCTTCCCAGCAATATAAGGTAAAAACAGCTTCTGCGGTCATCGTGGTATTGGGCGACGTCAACGCGCATCATCATATCCGCACGATTAACGAAGGCCTGCTGAACCTGGGCGCTCTTACTCCGTTCCAATACGAGCAGGAATCCCAAAGTGTCACCGAATTTTACGAATCTCGCGGCAGATTCTTCCAACGTGAGGATGCGATTCGCAATGCCAGCCTGTCTGCCATGCAATTGATGCTGATCGCTCAGGATCGCGGTTGGGACACTTGTCCAATGATTGGCTTTGACTCGGAAGAATTGCAACGGAGTTTGGAAATCCCTAACCATTACGTACCGGTTATGCTGATCACCATCGGCAAAAAGTCGGAAGCCAAACAGCGCCCACGCGGTTACCGTAAACCGATTAACGAATATGTTAGCTTCAACAAAATGCACGCTGAATAA
- a CDS encoding M15 family metallopeptidase, with product MKSFTRKSIISTILVGSVVAGSAFTTFPITSSLTLVASAASSSFTQFLHDNAPGRTIKTIKNVATVTNVSSTVVLVNKKRNLPSTYTPQDLVVPNIPFSFSGSSPKKQMRKVAATALEKLFAAAKKDGIDIKAVSGYRSYATQKSIFDRNASIKGEAVANKTSARPGQSEHQTGLAMDISSASAGYDLQQSFGNTKEGKWLKANAHKYGFIIRYGKDQEKLTGYSYEPWHVRYVGVYIAGEITNQKLTLEQYLERAK from the coding sequence ATGAAATCTTTTACTCGTAAATCCATCATATCTACAATTCTCGTAGGCTCTGTTGTAGCAGGTTCTGCATTTACTACGTTTCCCATCACTTCAAGCCTGACTCTCGTCGCGTCTGCGGCAAGCTCTAGCTTCACTCAATTTCTGCATGATAATGCACCTGGTCGTACGATCAAAACCATCAAAAATGTGGCAACCGTGACCAATGTGTCCAGTACAGTAGTACTTGTCAATAAAAAGAGAAATCTGCCTTCAACTTATACACCTCAAGATTTGGTTGTGCCTAATATTCCTTTTAGCTTCTCAGGCTCCAGTCCGAAGAAACAAATGCGTAAAGTGGCTGCAACAGCGCTAGAGAAACTATTTGCGGCTGCCAAAAAAGACGGCATCGATATCAAAGCGGTGTCGGGCTATCGCTCTTATGCGACCCAGAAATCAATCTTTGACCGTAATGCCAGCATCAAAGGTGAAGCTGTTGCCAATAAAACAAGTGCTCGGCCAGGACAAAGCGAACATCAAACGGGTCTAGCCATGGATATCTCCAGCGCTTCGGCTGGTTATGATCTTCAGCAAAGCTTTGGCAATACCAAAGAAGGCAAATGGCTGAAAGCCAATGCCCACAAGTACGGATTCATCATCCGTTATGGCAAAGATCAGGAGAAATTGACTGGTTACTCCTATGAGCCATGGCATGTACGTTATGTAGGGGTGTATATTGCTGGTGAGATTACCAACCAGAAACTTACGCTGGAGCAGTATTTGGAACGTGCCAAATAA
- a CDS encoding iron-sulfur cluster biosynthesis family protein — protein sequence MYIQITDLAAKRLTESLNDQPGYFKVIYDLEGCGCNGVIAIIIVDELAALDAQIETNLVPFYVDPKQQLNLEQHMKLDTEENYPSFKLSSDSGVLSANVRVRDTRAVTVGSSGGSDACML from the coding sequence ATGTATATTCAGATTACAGATTTGGCTGCAAAACGATTGACGGAAAGCTTGAATGACCAACCTGGATATTTCAAAGTGATCTATGACTTGGAAGGTTGCGGATGTAACGGAGTTATCGCTATTATCATTGTTGATGAACTTGCGGCTCTCGACGCACAGATTGAAACCAATCTGGTTCCGTTCTATGTTGATCCGAAGCAGCAGCTGAACCTAGAACAACACATGAAGCTGGATACAGAAGAGAATTATCCTTCTTTCAAATTAAGCAGTGATTCTGGTGTGCTCAGCGCCAACGTTCGCGTTCGTGACACCCGTGCAGTAACTGTGGGAAGCTCCGGTGGATCCGATGCTTGCATGTTGTAA
- a CDS encoding TetR/AcrR family transcriptional regulator codes for MGRAKEFDTETVLRKATSVFGAYGYEGTSLSLLLSELGIARQSLYDTYGTKHDLFVSALKFYIQQKTEAGIRLLNECTSVRQGVTELFNEAVNVLTDNERRNECFIINSAVEQAPQNHEIAAFIQITNQQMEDVFHSALLRGQKSGELKHTEEELPGLARFLNYSRLSLTFTAKSGASAEALRDFVQMTLRAMD; via the coding sequence TTGGGAAGAGCCAAGGAGTTTGACACGGAGACCGTTCTAAGAAAAGCAACGTCTGTATTTGGAGCGTACGGTTATGAAGGTACATCTTTGAGCTTACTGCTGAGTGAACTTGGCATTGCGCGGCAAAGCCTGTATGACACCTACGGAACTAAACATGATTTATTTGTCTCTGCTCTTAAATTCTATATTCAGCAGAAGACAGAGGCGGGGATTAGACTATTAAACGAATGCACAAGTGTGAGGCAAGGCGTGACCGAGTTGTTCAATGAAGCGGTTAACGTGTTGACAGACAACGAACGTCGTAATGAATGTTTCATCATTAATAGCGCGGTTGAACAGGCACCACAAAATCACGAAATCGCAGCCTTTATTCAAATCACTAACCAACAAATGGAAGATGTTTTTCATAGTGCATTGTTACGAGGCCAGAAGAGTGGCGAATTGAAGCACACAGAGGAAGAATTGCCCGGGCTTGCCCGTTTTCTAAATTATTCCCGACTCTCATTGACCTTTACGGCGAAGAGTGGTGCAAGTGCAGAAGCGCTGCGGGATTTTGTACAGATGACCCTAAGGGCTATGGATTAA
- a CDS encoding nuclear transport factor 2 family protein, giving the protein MTQSQQLEAGNSIPYRIMHGFTQLLLEGKLEQWLELYTSDAIFEFPYAPAGYPQKLEGKAAITNHLHNLLGMLEIQQFSEPVILADSTKQQFVAEFTCKGRSLVTGKPYNQTYISVVSHSNGKITHYKDYWNPMVVLESDLGGNKHDQ; this is encoded by the coding sequence ATGACACAATCTCAGCAATTGGAAGCGGGCAATAGTATACCGTATCGAATCATGCATGGATTTACTCAATTGCTACTGGAGGGAAAACTGGAACAATGGTTGGAGCTGTATACATCTGACGCTATCTTCGAATTCCCATATGCACCAGCAGGATATCCTCAGAAACTGGAAGGCAAAGCCGCAATTACGAATCATCTTCATAATCTGCTGGGGATGCTTGAAATCCAGCAGTTTTCTGAACCGGTAATCTTGGCTGATTCCACGAAACAACAGTTTGTGGCTGAATTTACTTGTAAAGGACGTTCATTAGTTACAGGCAAGCCATACAACCAAACGTACATCTCTGTAGTGAGCCACTCTAATGGGAAAATTACACATTATAAAGACTATTGGAATCCAATGGTCGTACTCGAATCGGACTTAGGAGGAAACAAGCATGATCAATGA
- a CDS encoding ergot alkaloid biosynthesis protein has product MINDKPLTLITGASGKTGSRVAAILQKHHYPVRLAGRTKPSLSGSAGNYVYFDWYDSETYAPALKNVNQVYLVMPVMDMTPEDVMIPFIKEALWNGVKRFILLGSASIDEDGPIFGKVHHYLKAHAPEWAVLQPSYFMENFTEGPHRETTKQLGKIYSATGDGKIGFVSADDIAAVAFHALTDIVPHNTEHIITGPETLSYGQVADVLSRVLGQSIQHESLSDDELRNSMIRAGMSEEYAAALAGLDVPIREEGREDQTTDTVKKLTGNNPISFEQFIQNHMEVWK; this is encoded by the coding sequence ATGATCAATGATAAACCGTTGACACTTATTACAGGGGCAAGTGGAAAGACAGGAAGCCGTGTTGCGGCCATACTTCAAAAGCATCATTATCCGGTGCGTTTGGCAGGAAGAACTAAACCATCTCTTTCTGGTTCTGCCGGTAATTATGTCTATTTTGATTGGTATGATTCCGAGACTTATGCGCCGGCGCTGAAAAATGTGAACCAGGTGTACCTTGTCATGCCAGTCATGGACATGACTCCAGAAGACGTCATGATTCCATTCATCAAGGAAGCATTGTGGAACGGTGTTAAGCGATTTATCTTGCTTGGCAGTGCTTCAATTGATGAGGATGGTCCTATTTTTGGCAAAGTACATCATTATTTAAAAGCCCATGCTCCTGAGTGGGCTGTATTGCAGCCTTCCTATTTTATGGAGAACTTTACGGAGGGGCCGCATCGGGAGACGACGAAACAACTTGGGAAAATATACAGTGCTACGGGTGACGGGAAAATTGGATTTGTTAGTGCAGATGATATCGCGGCAGTTGCGTTCCATGCTCTGACGGATATTGTTCCTCATAATACGGAGCATATTATTACAGGGCCGGAGACGTTGTCCTATGGACAGGTTGCAGACGTCTTGAGCCGTGTACTGGGTCAGTCCATCCAGCATGAATCTTTGTCCGATGATGAATTGAGGAACAGCATGATTCGCGCAGGAATGTCAGAAGAATACGCTGCTGCCCTCGCAGGACTGGATGTGCCTATCCGTGAGGAGGGGAGAGAAGATCAAACGACGGATACGGTGAAAAAATTAACGGGGAATAACCCGATTTCATTCGAGCAATTTATTCAGAATCATATGGAAGTATGGAAATAA
- a CDS encoding ABC transporter ATP-binding protein, whose translation MIQFENVSKQYPDGTTALRQVNLNINKGELFVMIGPSGCGKTTMLKMINRLIERTDGTVRINERPIDEYNIHELRWNIGYVLQQIALFPHMTIAENIAVVPELRKWKSDQIKERVHTLLDMVGLHGDTYSERKPSELSGGQQQRIGVLRALAADPEIVLMDEPFSALDPMSREKLQDDILDIQRQMKKTIVFVTHDIQEAMKLGDRICIMKNGQVLQVGTPEELIRQPANDFVREFVGSPNTDTSSQSDFDLESIMSPLSPGHVPKSAKTAVPVSITLTELVDIMASHDHLLVERNRQIIGEISRVDLMKYWSGQLQERGEGHE comes from the coding sequence ATGATTCAGTTCGAAAATGTATCGAAACAATATCCTGATGGAACAACGGCTTTGCGTCAGGTTAACCTCAACATTAACAAGGGAGAATTGTTTGTCATGATTGGTCCGAGTGGATGTGGCAAAACCACCATGCTCAAAATGATCAATCGCCTGATTGAACGAACAGATGGAACAGTGCGCATTAATGAACGCCCAATCGATGAATACAACATTCACGAATTGCGCTGGAATATCGGATATGTGTTGCAACAGATTGCACTATTCCCGCATATGACCATTGCCGAAAATATTGCGGTTGTTCCTGAACTGCGAAAATGGAAGTCAGATCAAATCAAGGAGCGTGTACATACGTTACTGGACATGGTGGGTTTGCACGGAGATACGTACAGTGAGCGTAAACCGTCCGAGTTATCCGGAGGACAACAGCAGAGAATTGGTGTGTTGCGTGCACTCGCTGCCGATCCTGAGATCGTTTTGATGGATGAACCGTTCAGTGCACTCGACCCAATGAGTCGGGAGAAATTGCAGGACGATATTCTGGATATCCAGCGTCAGATGAAAAAAACGATTGTGTTTGTCACCCATGATATTCAGGAAGCGATGAAGCTGGGGGATCGCATCTGCATTATGAAGAATGGACAGGTTTTGCAGGTAGGCACCCCGGAAGAACTGATCCGACAGCCAGCTAATGATTTCGTACGTGAATTTGTTGGAAGTCCTAACACCGATACGAGTTCACAATCTGATTTTGATCTCGAATCCATCATGTCACCACTCTCACCGGGTCATGTGCCAAAATCAGCCAAAACTGCCGTTCCTGTATCCATTACGTTGACGGAGTTAGTTGATATCATGGCTTCCCATGACCATCTGCTGGTTGAACGTAACCGCCAGATTATTGGCGAGATCAGTCGAGTTGATCTGATGAAATACTGGTCTGGTCAGTTACAGGAACGAGGTGAAGGACATGAGTAG
- the opuFB gene encoding osmoprotectant update ABC transporter permease/substrate-binding subunit OpuFB (The ABC transporter OpuF is widely distributed in Bacillus species other than B. subtilis. OpuFA is the ATP-binding subunit, while OpuFB is a fusion of permease and substrate-binding subunits.), producing the protein MSRFTEVFSERKGQLLSALLEHIQISFIALFFAVLIAIPLGIYLTRKPRVAEPIIGVTAVLQTIPSLALLGLLIPLFGIGTLPAIIALVVYALLPVLRNTYTGISEVDPSMVEAANAMGMNSRQRLIKVELPLAMPVIMAGIRTAMVLIVGTATLAALIGAGGLGALILLGIDRNDTALIILGAIPAALLAILFDVLLRQFQRLSFKKTLVTLGSLAIIAILVITIPFVARGGQKDLVISGKLGAEPEILINMYKLLIEKDTDLTVELKPGLGKTPFLFNALKSGDIDIYPEFTGTAISEFMKETAVSTDRTEVYEQARDGMLSQFNMVLLNPMDYNNTYTLAVPKSIADQYNLKTISDLKPVEQQMKAGFTLEFSDREDGYLGIQKKYGIEFPNVATMEPKLRYGAVQRGDINLVDAYSTDSELRQYELVVLEDEQELFPPYQGAPMLRQETADQYPLLVEVLNQLAGKITDDEMRQMNYDVNVEGANPEQVAAEYLKQAGLL; encoded by the coding sequence ATGAGTAGATTCACGGAGGTGTTCAGTGAGCGCAAAGGTCAGTTGTTGTCTGCTCTGCTGGAACATATTCAGATCTCATTTATCGCCTTGTTCTTTGCTGTTCTCATCGCTATTCCGCTTGGTATATACCTTACACGCAAACCAAGAGTGGCTGAACCAATTATCGGGGTTACGGCTGTGTTGCAAACTATTCCATCCCTGGCGCTTCTCGGATTGCTCATCCCGTTATTCGGCATAGGCACACTTCCTGCAATTATTGCATTGGTGGTGTATGCGCTGCTTCCCGTACTTCGCAACACGTACACAGGCATATCCGAAGTTGATCCTTCCATGGTTGAAGCGGCGAATGCGATGGGCATGAATAGTCGTCAACGGCTAATCAAAGTGGAACTGCCACTGGCGATGCCAGTTATTATGGCCGGAATTCGAACCGCGATGGTCCTGATTGTAGGAACGGCAACACTTGCTGCCTTGATCGGCGCAGGAGGCTTGGGTGCATTAATTTTGCTGGGCATTGATCGGAATGATACGGCACTGATCATCCTTGGAGCCATTCCGGCCGCCTTGTTGGCTATTTTGTTTGATGTACTATTGCGTCAATTCCAGCGTTTATCCTTCAAGAAAACCCTGGTTACCCTTGGTTCGCTGGCAATAATCGCGATACTTGTGATTACCATTCCCTTCGTGGCACGTGGTGGACAGAAGGATCTTGTCATTTCCGGGAAATTGGGAGCGGAACCGGAGATTCTGATTAACATGTACAAATTGTTGATTGAAAAAGACACAGACCTGACCGTTGAACTAAAACCCGGATTAGGCAAAACGCCATTCCTTTTCAATGCACTCAAGTCGGGTGATATTGACATCTATCCCGAATTTACCGGGACAGCGATCTCCGAATTCATGAAGGAAACAGCAGTCAGCACCGATCGGACCGAGGTGTACGAACAGGCAAGAGATGGAATGCTGAGCCAGTTCAACATGGTGCTGCTGAACCCTATGGATTACAACAATACGTATACGTTGGCCGTTCCAAAGAGCATCGCAGATCAATACAATCTCAAGACCATTTCGGATCTCAAACCGGTAGAACAGCAAATGAAGGCAGGATTCACGCTGGAATTCTCGGATCGGGAAGACGGTTACCTTGGCATTCAGAAGAAGTATGGGATTGAATTCCCGAACGTTGCAACAATGGAACCGAAGCTTCGCTATGGTGCTGTTCAACGCGGCGATATCAATCTGGTAGATGCCTACTCCACAGATAGTGAGTTGAGACAATATGAACTCGTTGTGCTGGAGGATGAGCAGGAGTTATTCCCACCGTATCAAGGCGCGCCGATGCTTCGTCAAGAAACGGCAGATCAATATCCACTACTGGTTGAGGTGCTGAATCAGCTTGCTGGCAAAATTACGGATGATGAGATGCGTCAGATGAACTATGACGTGAACGTAGAGGGAGCGAATCCTGAACAGGTTGCAGCAGAGTACCTTAAACAGGCTGGATTGCTGTAA
- a CDS encoding NAD(P)/FAD-dependent oxidoreductase, with the protein MTQETYDLIAIGTGSAASSVIIRCAEAGWRVAVIDEREFGGTCALRGCDPKKVLAGAAELIDWNERMQGKGIQGQATINWSELMAFKRTFTESIPRASEDQFKQAGMDTFHGKASFVNENHIQVGEEVLHGKHILIATGARPAPLEIEGSEHLIYSDDFLDLERLPDRLVLVGGGYIAFEFAHIAARAGTEVHILHRSEQPLKSFDAELVECLLQKSKEIGIHVHLNAEVKSIRQEGNAYVVHGTRNGANHQWQCGLVVHGAGRVPNVDGLELEKANVSYSKKGITVNEYLQSESNPRVYAAGDVTDTKGLPLTPLAGQESRAVSFNLLEGNQHKPNYKVMPSIVFTVPALGAVGMSTEQAKKEGYEVQVNDMSKWYTYKRTHEKFAMVKVVIDKSTGRILGAHVLGSKTEELINLFAMAIQFNLTIDQLNTMNFAYPTAASDLGSLI; encoded by the coding sequence ATGACACAAGAAACGTATGACTTGATTGCAATTGGAACAGGAAGCGCGGCAAGCTCTGTAATCATCCGTTGCGCTGAAGCTGGCTGGAGAGTTGCTGTAATTGATGAACGTGAGTTCGGCGGAACGTGTGCACTGCGTGGCTGTGATCCCAAGAAAGTGCTGGCTGGAGCGGCTGAACTGATTGACTGGAATGAACGGATGCAAGGGAAAGGTATTCAGGGACAGGCGACCATCAACTGGTCTGAACTTATGGCCTTTAAACGCACCTTTACCGAAAGCATACCTAGAGCAAGTGAAGATCAATTCAAACAGGCCGGAATGGATACGTTCCATGGTAAAGCTTCATTTGTCAATGAAAACCATATTCAAGTGGGAGAAGAAGTGCTCCATGGCAAACACATTCTGATTGCTACTGGTGCAAGACCTGCGCCACTTGAGATTGAGGGATCAGAGCATCTGATATATAGTGATGACTTTCTGGATCTGGAACGGTTGCCGGATCGATTAGTTCTGGTAGGCGGTGGATACATTGCATTTGAGTTTGCGCATATTGCGGCCAGAGCCGGGACGGAAGTCCATATCCTGCATCGGAGTGAACAGCCTCTGAAGTCGTTTGATGCGGAGCTTGTAGAATGTTTGTTGCAAAAATCAAAAGAGATTGGCATTCATGTTCACTTGAACGCGGAGGTGAAGTCCATACGGCAAGAGGGGAACGCCTATGTTGTTCATGGCACACGCAATGGTGCAAATCACCAGTGGCAGTGCGGACTTGTCGTTCATGGAGCGGGGCGTGTTCCTAATGTGGATGGGCTGGAATTGGAGAAAGCCAACGTCAGCTACAGCAAAAAGGGGATTACGGTGAACGAGTACTTGCAAAGTGAAAGTAATCCGAGAGTGTATGCTGCTGGCGATGTAACGGATACAAAAGGTTTACCTTTGACCCCGTTAGCAGGTCAGGAATCCCGGGCTGTATCGTTCAATTTGTTGGAGGGAAATCAACACAAACCTAATTATAAAGTGATGCCTTCCATTGTGTTTACTGTCCCTGCCCTTGGAGCTGTAGGTATGAGCACGGAACAAGCCAAGAAAGAGGGCTACGAGGTGCAGGTAAATGATATGTCGAAATGGTATACTTACAAGCGAACTCATGAAAAATTTGCCATGGTCAAAGTGGTGATCGATAAATCAACCGGGCGTATTCTGGGCGCGCATGTGCTCGGGAGCAAAACAGAAGAATTGATCAACCTTTTTGCAATGGCGATTCAGTTCAATCTGACTATCGATCAGTTAAACACCATGAATTTTGCATATCCTACTGCTGCATCGGATCTGGGTTCTTTAATTTAG
- a CDS encoding DUF1349 domain-containing protein produces the protein MSSDFIGLHEGKWTKEPVAARMDGDRFVVEAREGSDFWENTFYGFCHRDGHAMLAPWDGTEAIEVSFDLSSFTELYDQAGLMLWYGEDQWIKAGVEVNDGVAHVGAVVTDTYSDWSLSPVPEWGGRIVTIRASYSNEAVVIRACTDEHPWRTIRVARFAYPTNKHAGPFLCSPKRAGFEVAFTKWRSTTPDQDLHTDPPITD, from the coding sequence ATGTCATCGGATTTTATTGGGCTTCATGAAGGCAAGTGGACTAAGGAACCCGTTGCTGCACGGATGGATGGGGATCGTTTCGTTGTGGAAGCTCGGGAAGGCAGTGACTTTTGGGAGAACACATTCTACGGGTTCTGTCATCGGGATGGACACGCCATGCTTGCTCCATGGGACGGAACGGAAGCGATTGAGGTATCGTTTGATCTAAGCTCATTCACCGAATTATATGACCAGGCGGGATTAATGTTATGGTACGGAGAAGACCAATGGATCAAGGCCGGTGTTGAGGTCAATGATGGCGTGGCACATGTTGGAGCCGTCGTGACGGATACGTATTCGGATTGGTCACTCTCTCCTGTGCCAGAGTGGGGTGGACGAATCGTAACAATCAGAGCCTCCTACAGTAATGAGGCTGTTGTCATTCGTGCTTGCACAGATGAGCATCCTTGGCGTACGATTCGGGTTGCACGGTTTGCCTATCCGACGAACAAACACGCTGGTCCATTTCTGTGTTCACCAAAGCGTGCAGGGTTCGAGGTAGCCTTTACCAAGTGGAGATCCACGACACCCGATCAAGACTTGCATACAGATCCGCCGATTACGGATTAA
- a CDS encoding SET domain-containing protein: protein MIEVKQSKLGDGGEFNRGVFATVDIAKGTLIHQAPVVPYPNEDHEHVEKTILEDYVFEYGANHTAILLGYGSLINHSYEPNATYDINFDNHTFDFYAYTDIKAGEEIVINYNGEEDSMDPLWFLDDYEERMLEFNKSNDDEGEKETEPQSLETDTSK, encoded by the coding sequence ATGATTGAAGTGAAACAATCCAAGTTGGGTGATGGTGGTGAGTTTAACCGCGGGGTATTTGCTACCGTTGATATTGCCAAAGGAACGCTTATTCATCAGGCACCCGTTGTGCCTTACCCAAATGAAGATCATGAGCATGTGGAAAAAACGATTCTGGAAGATTACGTGTTCGAATATGGGGCGAATCATACCGCGATTCTGCTCGGTTACGGCAGTCTGATCAACCACTCCTATGAACCCAACGCTACCTATGATATCAATTTTGATAACCACACCTTTGACTTCTACGCGTATACAGACATCAAGGCTGGCGAAGAAATCGTGATCAATTACAACGGTGAGGAAGATAGTATGGACCCATTATGGTTCCTGGACGATTACGAGGAGCGTATGCTTGAGTTCAATAAGTCCAATGATGATGAGGGTGAAAAAGAGACCGAACCCCAGTCCCTGGAGACGGACACGAGTAAATAA